From the Billgrantia sulfidoxydans genome, one window contains:
- a CDS encoding YqgE/AlgH family protein — translation MQSVQNLGLRHHFLLAMPHLEDPNFTGTLSYLCDHDENGTMGVIVNRPLEITLDALFEQLELDGEESPHRNAPVYYGGPTHKDRGFILHRGSSEPWDSSIQVDDDIALTTSMDILLALAAGNGPEEFLVCLGCAGWEAGQLEQELKDNAWLTVEAQPDILFKVPAEQRLGAAAGILGVDLNLMSREAGHS, via the coding sequence ATGCAATCCGTGCAAAACCTAGGCTTGAGACATCATTTTCTGCTGGCGATGCCGCACCTGGAAGATCCCAACTTTACCGGCACCCTCAGCTATCTCTGCGACCACGACGAGAACGGCACCATGGGCGTGATCGTCAACCGGCCGCTGGAGATCACCCTCGATGCGCTGTTCGAGCAGCTCGAGCTCGACGGCGAGGAGAGCCCGCATCGCAATGCGCCGGTCTACTACGGCGGCCCAACCCACAAGGACCGCGGCTTCATCCTGCACCGCGGCTCCAGCGAGCCCTGGGACTCCAGTATCCAGGTCGATGACGACATCGCTCTCACCACCTCCATGGACATCCTGCTGGCGCTGGCCGCGGGGAACGGTCCCGAGGAGTTTCTGGTGTGCCTCGGCTGTGCCGGCTGGGAGGCGGGCCAGCTCGAACAGGAGCTCAAGGACAACGCCTGGCTCACCGTCGAGGCGCAGCCCGACATTCTGTTCAAGGTGCCGGCGGAGCAGCGCCTCGGTGCCGCCGCCGGCATTCTCGGCGTGGACCTCAACCTGATGTCGCGGGAGGCCGGGCACTCGTAA
- a CDS encoding aspartate carbamoyltransferase, with translation MSRHLLSVDSLTRESVDHLMRVAARMEPIAQRRQVTRVLEGAVLGNLFFEASTRTRVSFHAAFCRLGGSVCDTTGFTFSSMAKGESLYDTSRVMSGYCDAIVMRHPDQGSVAEFAAATHVPVINGGDGPGEHPSQALLDFYTIDKEFTRLGKPLAGAHVLLTGDLKYGRTVHSLIKLLSLYDPMRITLVAPPGLEMPDYLIDLVASRGHRVEQRGSLADDYADVDVVYTTRIQKERFTAEMSEGFSLSRDFTVDRAFMDQRCGRDTIVMHPLPRDSRPDANDLDVDLNGDPRLAIFRQTDNGIPVRMAIFATLLQVEALIEKDLRPVRWFVPERVGVDDPSL, from the coding sequence ATGAGTCGCCACCTTCTCTCCGTCGATTCCCTGACCCGCGAAAGCGTCGACCACCTGATGCGCGTCGCCGCCCGCATGGAGCCCATCGCACAGCGCCGCCAGGTCACCCGGGTGCTGGAGGGCGCCGTGCTCGGCAACCTGTTCTTCGAGGCCAGCACGCGGACCCGGGTCAGCTTCCACGCCGCCTTCTGTCGCCTGGGCGGCAGCGTGTGCGACACCACCGGCTTCACCTTCTCCTCCATGGCCAAGGGTGAGTCGCTCTACGACACCAGCCGGGTGATGAGCGGCTACTGCGACGCCATCGTCATGCGCCACCCCGACCAGGGCTCGGTGGCGGAGTTTGCCGCCGCCACCCACGTGCCGGTGATCAACGGCGGCGACGGCCCCGGTGAACACCCCAGCCAGGCGCTGCTCGACTTCTATACCATCGACAAGGAGTTCACCCGGCTGGGCAAGCCGCTCGCCGGCGCCCACGTACTGCTCACCGGCGACCTCAAGTACGGCCGCACGGTGCACTCGCTGATCAAGCTGCTGTCGCTCTACGATCCCATGCGCATCACGCTGGTGGCACCGCCGGGGCTGGAGATGCCCGATTACCTCATCGATCTGGTCGCCTCCCGCGGCCACCGCGTCGAACAGCGCGGAAGCCTGGCCGACGACTATGCCGACGTGGACGTGGTCTACACGACCCGCATCCAGAAGGAGCGCTTCACCGCCGAGATGAGCGAGGGCTTCAGCCTGTCGCGCGACTTCACCGTCGACCGCGCCTTCATGGACCAGCGCTGCGGCCGCGACACCATCGTCATGCACCCGCTGCCCCGCGACAGCCGCCCGGACGCCAACGACCTCGACGTGGACCTCAACGGCGACCCGCGCCTGGCGATCTTCCGCCAGACCGACAACGGCATTCCGGTGCGCATGGCGATCTTCGCCACCCTGCTGCAGGTGGAGGCGCTGATCGAGAAGGACCTGCGCCCGGTGCGCTGGTTCGTGCCCGAACGGGTCGGCGTCGACGATCCCTCACTGTAA
- a CDS encoding IclR family transcriptional regulator — protein sequence MATTLQTLDRGLRALEVVAEHAEGISVAELAERLDVHRAIAYRIVTTLEQHGLVARTSEGALRLGAGISLLASRFEPQLRAVAQPLLQALAKATRATAFVSVAQGEECVVLLVAEPEEGLLRVGYRVGSRHPLTLGAAGIAILAGRPPRADDSEAVRQARADGYSLTRGQLQRGAVGVASSVATPQLRPGLEACVGVVAMDDLDTGRAIREVKAYAQELAEQLGR from the coding sequence ATGGCCACCACCCTGCAAACCCTGGATCGCGGCCTGCGTGCGCTGGAGGTCGTCGCCGAGCACGCCGAGGGCATCAGCGTCGCCGAACTCGCCGAGCGGCTGGATGTGCACCGCGCCATCGCCTATCGCATCGTTACCACCCTCGAGCAGCACGGCCTGGTGGCACGTACCAGCGAGGGCGCGCTGCGCCTGGGCGCCGGCATCTCGCTGCTGGCCTCGCGCTTCGAGCCCCAGCTGCGCGCCGTAGCCCAGCCGCTGCTGCAGGCCCTGGCCAAGGCGACCCGGGCCACCGCCTTCGTCTCGGTGGCCCAGGGCGAGGAGTGCGTGGTGCTGCTGGTGGCGGAACCGGAGGAGGGCCTGCTGCGGGTGGGCTATCGGGTCGGCAGCCGCCACCCGCTGACGCTCGGCGCCGCGGGCATCGCCATTCTCGCCGGACGCCCACCGCGCGCAGACGACAGCGAGGCGGTGCGCCAGGCCCGTGCTGACGGCTACAGCCTGACCCGCGGCCAGCTGCAGCGCGGCGCAGTGGGCGTGGCCAGCTCCGTGGCCACGCCGCAGCTGCGCCCCGGCCTCGAGGCCTGCGTGGGCGTGGTGGCGATGGATGACCTCGACACCGGGCGGGCGATACGCGAAGTGAAGGCTTACGCACAGGAATTGGCCGAACAGCTCGGCCGTTGA
- the ruvX gene encoding Holliday junction resolvase RuvX — translation MADAGARLILAFDFGSRRIGVAVGNELLASARQLEPLPARDGIPDWNVVTRLVEEWRPDLFVVGLPLNMDGSESQMSLRARKFGKRLYGRYGKPCEMVDERGSTREAKAIARESGRLRNPAKSYRDEGVDGIAAVLILESWFARREGLPPR, via the coding sequence ATGGCCGATGCGGGAGCGCGCCTGATCCTGGCCTTCGACTTCGGCAGCCGCCGCATCGGCGTGGCGGTGGGCAACGAGCTGCTCGCCAGCGCCCGCCAGCTCGAGCCGCTGCCGGCCCGCGACGGCATCCCCGACTGGAACGTCGTCACGCGGCTGGTCGAGGAGTGGCGGCCGGACCTGTTCGTGGTGGGGTTGCCGCTCAACATGGACGGCAGCGAATCGCAGATGAGCCTGCGTGCGCGCAAGTTCGGCAAGCGCCTCTACGGCCGCTACGGCAAGCCCTGCGAGATGGTCGACGAGCGCGGTTCCACCCGCGAGGCCAAGGCCATCGCGCGCGAGTCGGGGCGGCTGCGCAACCCCGCCAAGAGCTACCGCGACGAGGGCGTCGACGGCATCGCGGCAGTGCTGATCCTCGAGAGCTGGTTCGCCCGCCGGGAAGGCCTGCCGCCGCGCTGA